Proteins co-encoded in one Plasmodium coatneyi strain Hackeri chromosome 7, complete sequence genomic window:
- a CDS encoding Major facilitator — protein MKEDISQLKYEENVPKDLRVSRWVALGLYSIVSAVGTFVHAGFSGWQPIIYKSGAFSELCGPTDDMREFKVDANISYMTCGNRDVAVNNLFTLAFFVHFFLSSVSGYVLDTFGEKVCFLSGQIILAGGFLSLAVFKFSYVWYIFFLMLGISADLSFIPLLKISKYFPGKESLIFGILGSARSTGFAIGLLLKYAFFYAFNFKDNEFYILCLSYLCICSLYSFIVGIFIVPSKKSAQSELNSEGATGSSNPEKKRSISIMNEMDRMESADKKSFDNNEGSKFTDKIKSLWKHPQKWEYLITVFICSSSMIRFDFFIKSNRSILIWDDNDLTTIFSLSTILSFIPTPFFGYLAGKFGSIYSILTNNVFIFLTYILILFDGYFFKMMSIILFFFYISFVFSCFYCYVDEKYSKKHFGKLCGIMFAVSALCLIISFYLTYLTDVVYMYLGDKKHMPVTYGLNALGVVTLLSCIYLKITEKK, from the coding sequence atgaaggaagacaTATCACAGCTCAAGTACGAAGAGAACGTGCCGAAGGACCTGAGGGTGAGCAGATGGGTGGCCCTCGGTCTGTACTCCATAGTGTCGGCAGTGGGGACGTTCGTACACGCAGGATTCAGTGGCTGGCAGCCAATCATATACAAGTCAGGCGCCTTCAGCGAATTATGTGGACCTACAGATGACATGCGAGAATTTAAGGTGGATGCAAATATATCCTATATGACATGTGGAAACCGAGATGTAGCTGTGAACAATTTATTTACCTTGGCCttctttgttcattttttcctatcgTCAGTAAGTGGCTATGTGTTAGATACCTTTGGGGAAAAGGTCTGTTTCCTAAGTGGGCAAATAATCCTAGCAGGCGGATTTCTATCCCTAGCAGTGTTTAAGTTTTCCTACGTATggtatatattctttttaatgCTGGGTATTTCAGCAGATTTGTCCTTCATTCCGTTGTTAAAGATATCGAAATACTTCCCTGGAAAGGAGTCCCTAATTTTTGGAATCCTCGGATCAGCAAGATCTACGGGGTTTGCCATTGGATTGCTTTTAAAATATGCCTTTTTCTACGCGTTCAATTTTAAGGATAACGAGTTCTACATTTTGTGCCTATCATACCTGTGCATATGTAGtttgtattcatttattGTGGGCATTTTTATCGTACCGAGTAAGAAGAGCGCGCAGTCGGAACTGAACAGTGAAGGAGCCACGGGATCATCAAACccagagaagaaaagaagcataAGCATTATGAACGAAATGGACAGAATGGAAAGTGCAGATAAGAAGTCATTCGATAATAATGAGGGTTCTAAATTTACAGATAAAATAAAGTCTCTATGGAAGCATCctcaaaaatgggaatattTAATTACCGTATTTATATGCAGTTCAAGTATGATTCgatttgatttttttataaaatccAATAGATCCATTCTTATATGGGATGATAATGACCTCACGACAATATTTTCTCTCTCCACTATTTTGTCCTTTATCCCAACCCCATTTTTTGGCTACCTGGCTGGAAAGTTTGGTTCTATATACAGTATATTAACAAACAACGTGTTTATATTTCTGACGTATATTCTGATCCTATTTGATGGatactttttcaaaatgatgtccatcattttgtttttcttttacataTCTTTCGTTTTCTCTTGCTTCTATTGCTATGTGGATGAGAAATATTCGAAGAAGCATTTCGGGAAGTTGTGTGGAATTATGTTTGCAGTTAGTGCACTATGCCTAATTATAAGTTTTTACCTCACATACTTGACCGACGTGGTTTATATGTACCTGGGGGATAAGAAGCACATGCCCGTGACGTACGGATTGAACGCCCTCGGGGTGGTCACGCTCCTGTCctgcatttatttaaaaattacgGAGAAGAAGTGA